From the genome of Ktedonobacterales bacterium:
GCACGCTCGACAACGGCGACGCCAATGGGGTGCTGATCTTCCCAGCCGATTTTGCTGCCCAACTTCAGCAAGGCAACGCGGCAGCCGAAAGCGTCACCCTGAAGCTCGATGGCTCAAAACCTGGCCCGGCCAAAGCCCTCAATAACGCCGTGACAGCCCTCATCAAAAATCTGACGCAGCAGGCGGCTCCAAGCGGCCAGAGCGCGGCGGGCGCGTCTCTAACCAGCAGCCCCGCTCTCAGCGTGACCAGCGAATATCTGCCCGCCAGCAGCAAAGACTACGGCCAGACGGATGCGCTCGCGCCGCTCTTTGTCGGGCTGTTCGCCTTCTTCTTCATCTTTCTGCTCACCTCTGTCTCGTTCCTGCGCGAGCGCGCGCGCGGCACCATCGAGCGGCTGCTGATCTCGCCGCTGAGCCGCGCCGAACTGGTACTGGGCTACGTGCTGGGCTTCACCATCTTTGCTGTCGTGCAATCGCTGCTCATCCTGCTCTATGTGATCTATGTTCTCCAGGTGCATTATGCGGGCAACCTGGGGCTGATCTTCCTGATCACCCTGGCCCTGACGGTGGGCAGCGTCAACCTGGGCATCTTCCTTTCCACCTACGCGCGCAACGAACTCCAGGTCATCCAATTTATCCCGCTGGTGCTGGTCCCCCAGGCGCTGCTCGGCGGCCTCTTCTGGTCGGTCAGCAGCCTGCCAGTCGTCCTCAAGCAGATCGCCTATGCCTTGCCGCTCACCTGGGCCAACTTTGGCCTTACGGATGTCATGCTCAAAGGCAAGGGGTTAGAAACCATCTGGCCCGATCTGCTGGTGCTGGTTGGCTTCGCCGCCTTGATGGTGGTGCTGGCGGCCTTCACCGTTCGGCGCGAAAGCGCCTGATCGCGCTCCGCTGCGCTGGCGGCGTCTCTCTGTCTAGGGAGACGCCGCCAGGATTGTGCAGCGTCCTCATTTTTCCCGCAAGATGTTTCGCGCAAGATATTTCTTGCAAAGCACCCATATCGGTGGTAGCATGCGGAAAATACCCACACCTGGAAAGCGCCCTCTATGTCCGACCTGAACGAACACGCTGTTGAGCAGATTTTCCGCGCGGCAGGAGCCGTGTTGGAGGGGCATTTTTTGCTGACCTCTGGCCGACACAGCGCCGCCTATTGGGAAAAGTTTCAAGTTCTCCAGTGGCCTCAGCATACCGAGCGCCTGTGTCGCGCCCTGGCCGAACATTACCGCCCAGCCAACGTCGAGGTGGTTGTTGGCCCGACCACCGGAGGCATTCTGCTGGCCTATGAAGTCGCGCGCCAGCTTGGCGTGCGCGGCATCTTCGTCGAAAACGACTCTGACCGACCCGGCCATCGCGCCCTGCGGCGCGGCTTTCAAGTGCGCCCTGGCGAGCGCGTGCTTATTGTTGATGATGTGCTGACGGCGGGCACCTCTATCCGCGAAGTGCTAGAGGCGCTCACGCCCTTTCAACCTGATATAATCGGCATTGGCGTCCTCATTGACCGCAGCCAGGGGCAGGCGGATTTTGGCGTGCCCCTGCACGCGCTGCTGCATCTGTCTATTCCCAGCTATGCGCCCGGCGATTGCCCTCTCTGCGCAGCGGGGCAGCCGCTGGTGAAGCCTGGTTCTCGGAAAATTACATGAAAAACTGGTACGAGCAGACCTTCGAGGAGATCGGCGAAGATTTTGAGATTATTTTCGCCGGGCAAATGCCGCGCACACGCGCGCAGGTCGAGTTTGCCATTCAAGCCCTGCGTCTGGCCCCTGGCGCGCGAGTGCTGGATATTGCCTGTGGCGTGGGGCGGCACTCCATCGAACTTGCCCGGCGCGGTTATCAGGTAACGGGGCTGGACCTCTCTTCTACGCTGCTGAACATCGCCGCCGAACGCGCCGAGCGCGCGGGGGTACAGATCAACTGGGTGCGCGCCGATATGCGCGAGATCCCCTTCGCCCACGAATTCGACGCCGCATTCAACATCTTCAGCAGTTGGGGCTATCTCGAATCCGAGGAGGAGGATGAAAAAGTGCTGGCCGCTGTCGCGCGCGCGCTCCGGCCAGGCGGCGCTTTTCTGCTGGAAACAGCCCACCGCGACTGGCTCATTCGCAATTTTCAGGCGCGCAGTTGGAGCGAAGGCATCGGTGTGCTGGTGCTGGAAGAGCGCGTGCTGGATTTGCTCAGCAGCCGCTTGCTCGCCGCATGGACAGCGATCTATGATGATGGTCGGCGGCGCCAGTGGCAGATCAATACCCGCCTGTATACTGCCGCTGAGCTACGGCGTATGCTGGAGAGTGCTGGCTTCAGCGTCAGCCAGTCTTTTGGCGGCTACGACGGCGCGCCGCTCACGCTTGATAGCTCTCGACTGATTCTCGCCGCCGAGTTGCCCACGCCCTAAATCTGTTTCGTAACAAGCCTTGCCAAATGCCCCGCGCATATAATACTATGAGTCCGGGACGCAAACTTGATCTTTTCCCTACCCACCGCAGGCAACTCTTACAACAGACCTTCATGAGTACGTATTGGAGAACGGGCTGGCTCGCCAGCCCGCCTTCCACGAGCAGCCTATGAAACAAACGCTCGTGGTGTTCTTTTTTAGACGCCCTGGCTGGTGATCTCGACGCTCGCGCTTTTGAGCAGCAGCGGTTCTTAATTATGAGGAGGTACCCGATGTTTGATTGTGTTCTGGCCGTTTGTCCGGCATAGTGGAGGTGACATGACTGGCAGCATGACTGGCCTTGTGATTGGCAGTGCTCACGGTATTTTCGACGTCGCTCTGGAGGAGGAGACTCTCCGCTGCACCTTACGCGGCAAGCTTCGCAAACCTCATTTTCAGCCGGAACATGCAGTGGCCGCTTCAGGCCGCAAAGGATTCTCGAAGTTCCTCCGCCTCAGCAAAACCATTCTTCCTCACCAGAACACCCCTGACAGGGGCGCAAGCAGAGCAACTGCCGTTGCTGATCCCCCCGAAGAAGAAGCTCCGCCCCTGCGTATCTGCGTTGGCGATCTGGTGCGTGTCACGCGCATTGACGCCAAAAACGGCGTTATCGAGGAAGCGCTTCCCCGGCGCAGCAAAATGTCGCGCGGCTCCTCCGAAACCGGCAATGAGCAGATCATGCTTGCCAATCTCGATCAGGCTATCATCGTGCTTGCTGTCCGCGAACCTGAACCCCATTTCGGCTTGCTGGACCGCTATCTGGCGATTGCGGAACACAATCAGATCACGCCGATCCTCTGCTTGAATAAAATGGACCTGGGCTGCCCCAAAGAGGTCATGGA
Proteins encoded in this window:
- the pyrE gene encoding orotate phosphoribosyltransferase codes for the protein MSDLNEHAVEQIFRAAGAVLEGHFLLTSGRHSAAYWEKFQVLQWPQHTERLCRALAEHYRPANVEVVVGPTTGGILLAYEVARQLGVRGIFVENDSDRPGHRALRRGFQVRPGERVLIVDDVLTAGTSIREVLEALTPFQPDIIGIGVLIDRSQGQADFGVPLHALLHLSIPSYAPGDCPLCAAGQPLVKPGSRKIT
- a CDS encoding ABC transporter permease yields the protein MSFLRIGALTLRIVRQFLRDPRTLALIFLAPILVMTLLNLVLNNQTSAITLAVVLPTGSDQATALFNQNLKQALEQQKDTLSVSYIAASDVDSTLDNGDANGVLIFPADFAAQLQQGNAAAESVTLKLDGSKPGPAKALNNAVTALIKNLTQQAAPSGQSAAGASLTSSPALSVTSEYLPASSKDYGQTDALAPLFVGLFAFFFIFLLTSVSFLRERARGTIERLLISPLSRAELVLGYVLGFTIFAVVQSLLILLYVIYVLQVHYAGNLGLIFLITLALTVGSVNLGIFLSTYARNELQVIQFIPLVLVPQALLGGLFWSVSSLPVVLKQIAYALPLTWANFGLTDVMLKGKGLETIWPDLLVLVGFAALMVVLAAFTVRRESA
- the rsgA gene encoding ribosome small subunit-dependent GTPase A; protein product: MTGSMTGLVIGSAHGIFDVALEEETLRCTLRGKLRKPHFQPEHAVAASGRKGFSKFLRLSKTILPHQNTPDRGASRATAVADPPEEEAPPLRICVGDLVRVTRIDAKNGVIEEALPRRSKMSRGSSETGNEQIMLANLDQAIIVLAVREPEPHFGLLDRYLAIAEHNQITPILCLNKMDLGCPKEVMEAAKLYARLGYRVLGTSTITGEGLDTLKDILGEKTSLLTGPSGVGKTSLLNALEPGFSQRIGAISEATGKGRHTTTSVRLFPLSFGGWLADSAGIRELALWSIPAEGLASCFIEMRPYLGKCEFEDCTHAENEEGCAIRRARKQGKIRVARYRSYLQLRQEAEEDEKTLARG
- a CDS encoding methyltransferase domain-containing protein, which encodes MKNWYEQTFEEIGEDFEIIFAGQMPRTRAQVEFAIQALRLAPGARVLDIACGVGRHSIELARRGYQVTGLDLSSTLLNIAAERAERAGVQINWVRADMREIPFAHEFDAAFNIFSSWGYLESEEEDEKVLAAVARALRPGGAFLLETAHRDWLIRNFQARSWSEGIGVLVLEERVLDLLSSRLLAAWTAIYDDGRRRQWQINTRLYTAAELRRMLESAGFSVSQSFGGYDGAPLTLDSSRLILAAELPTP